A region of Periophthalmus magnuspinnatus isolate fPerMag1 chromosome 13, fPerMag1.2.pri, whole genome shotgun sequence DNA encodes the following proteins:
- the bcl9l gene encoding B-cell CLL/lymphoma 9-like protein isoform X2 has translation MHTDNKLANHGKQVSSESQSHNPIVNQQAQQQQGPKGVGGNGVKSSQVSPGSHALKSVSQSVSSAGGMLKTKTKRERSVSMDSDERHVRTSVESDAKGGIMRSKRRCVLERKQPYSGDEWCSGPDTEEDEEKPQTLIHREKTMVGPVPGLRDLKSEPGPEMKVEPKQTLKQLVYVFTTSLANSAADAVLKGQSDSILLFHQQNVPRSKLEQAHPARKKTSNMPEKVRSSSSPPSSTPKSQSGTPRPSSAGVMGMALRVGTPPSSTSEIAQTRTSEASHTSFTRLEGGSLPADQVPATRDGESVGGMVLPIPTVSPSQSPTVQSIHPQSAQAPRLCPENLSKEQLEHRERSLQTLRDIERLFLRSATNAGPGDPDSTSNHPNNLPSVTERSGVLDGNSNGRAISGSGTNNNVLSSSPMGNMRKYEEPLQSIISQTESLRGPPIEHHDIDHPHHQMSPSGVDIGHLLGPDGLTPEQIAWRKLQEEYYQEKRRQQEIQPPVHSENYRVSEMGMPGGPMMMRGPPPPYHSKPGEQQWANNMMGGGVRGNTQILDIPEGPQGPRFLGHISRGPPAGGFPGSPGPFPLDGVGHQRATRPGMLWLDEMPNNKGPGSQFQGLYTGGPPQHLQSNIESSNHLIAREEIFNILEKRQMQGLPRSELVRLAKQLQFNMQRPNRVIRRGTPSQNDSMDFPGSHVILGSPGAGPQIKDLVDSPLGSNNPLNMKQSINVQQHQQLNLTQKLRSSLEVGTLSEIFGPAAMSQARNSQNRREENRGFNPGPDGPFHFPNPGPFTGGHVEGPYLQTDSEMFEEQGPNQMGGTMRLSHMPMTEGFKGPDARARHPSDPTLNLHPLASPSLPAPHQLNSPSMDQVPSPLLPSSSGAGIKSPSQMSSGAHQPPLPPASGAGTPSSIKSPQVVGSSTHGLHSPSASPGQLKSPAVSGAAGSPGWTSPKPALPSSGPASGKMVGNGGPSLETGQSLPPRSSSLTPISQPGCTNTSVPFTSSTEAPPSQNPLSLIMSQMSKYAMPSSTPLYHEAIKTLASSDDEMLPDRPLLSGVCIGGNTQVSQLLGPEPQSPISHGQQQLSHDATGPMLSSPNQMALSSMNSVIGAGAPDGIVSSLSQNQMGGFPRLQPHGPLHSPVGAMVQNFTQSNDNILPPQQLHMISKGHPHQRPSDSFNTLPMGNGPDLSEVIRPTHTGIPEFDLSRIIPCDKPSSILQYFPKSNTAHQNPSQGPPSQHSSSQQLLKQLSSSIAHSSGPSSNPHIANLQNMMAEQQLQPLSHSVGRQGMGASRGMVSGAGIGPMCPPGHMMGRPAMSLQQQQHGMMPNNTLHHSANPYQGIMPSQQHSHNTMAQHNMMMMMQAKQQGLAFPGDPFGPQGPLMCPQGPMMGPPQPGMMGPQSIRQRGTPLDSPISYGSGGMANIPF, from the exons ATGCACACGGATAATAAACTAGCCAATCATGGCAAACAGGTCAGTAGTGAGAGTCAATCCCACAACCCCATTGTAAACCAGCAGGCTCAGCAGCAGCAGGGCCCAAAAGGTGTCGGTGGCAATGGAGTCAAGAGCAGCCAAGTCTCCCCTGGCAGTCACGCTCTTAAGTCTGTGAGCCAATCAGTTAGCTCCGCTGGAGGGATGCTGAAGACCAAAACAAAGCGGGAGCGCAGTGTCTCCATGGACTCAGATGAGAGACATGTGCGCACATCTGTGGAGAGCGATGCCAAAGGAG GCATCATGCGCAGTAAGCGACGCTGTGTTTTGGAGAGAAAGCAGCCCTATAGTGGAGATGAATGGTGCTCTGGACCTGacacagaggaagatgaagagaaGCCACAAACTCTAATCCACA GAGAAAAGACCATGGTGGGTCCTGTTCCGGGTCTACGTGATCTCAAATCAGAACCTGGACCAGAGATGAAGGTGGAACCcaaacagactttaaagcaacTAGTGTATGTTTTCACAACCAGCCTAGCCAACAG tgctgcAGATGCTGTATTAAAAGGCCAGAGTGATTCCATTCTTCTTTTTCACCAGCAAAATGTTCCTCGCTCTAAGTTGGAACAG GCCCATCCAGCAAGAAAAAAGACCTCTAACATGCCAGAGAAAGTGAGATCTAGCAGCTCCCCACCCAGTTCCACACCTAAATCCCAAAGTGGAACTCCACGGCCATCATCAGCAGGTGTAATGGGCATGGCACTTCGAGTTGGGACTCCACCTTCATCCACCAGTGAAATTGCCCAGACTAGAACCAGCGAGGCATCCCATACAAGTTTCACCAGATTAGAGGGTGGTAGTTTGCCAGCAGACCAAGTACCAGCAACTAGAGATGGAGAGTCAGTTGGAGGTATGGTTCTTCCTATTCCAACAGTTTCTCCTTCTCAAAGCCCTACTGTTCAGTCTATACACCCACAAAGTGCTCAAGCTCCCAGACTGTGCCCTGAAAATCTTTCTAAAGAGCAGCTAGAACACAGAGAGCGGTCTCTGCAGACACTGAGAGACATTGAGAGACTGTTTCTGCGCAGTGCAACTAATGCTGGGCCTGGAGATCCAGACAGCACCAGTAACCATCCCAACAACCTGCCTAGCGTTACAGAAAGGAGTGGCGTTCTGGATGGCAATAGCAATGGAAGGGCTATTTCTGGAAGCGGTACTAATAATAATGTGCTTTCCTCATCTCCAATGGGGAATATGAGGAAATATGAGGAACCACTCCAATCAATCATTTCTCAGACAGAGTCACTGCGTGGACCACCAATAGAACATCATGATATAGACCACCCTCATCACCAGATGTCCCCATCTGGGGTGGATATTGGTCATTTACTTGGTCCAGATGGGCTGACTCCTGAACAAATTGCCTGGAGAAAACTCCAAGAGGAATACTATCAAGAGAAGCGAAGACAACAGGAGATACAACCTCCGGTTCATTCTGAAAATTATAGAGTATCTGAAATGGGAATGCCTGGAGGTCCAATGATGATGAGAGGACCACCTCCTCCCTACCATAGCAAACCTGGGGAGCAGCAATGGGCAAACAACATGATGGGTGGGGGAGTTAGAGGAAATACACAAATACTAGACATACCAGAAGGACCTCAGGGCCCCAGATTTTTAGGTCATATCTCAAGAGGCCCACCAGCAGGAGGTTTTCCTGGTAGTCCAGGGCCATTTCCTTTGGATGGTGTAGGACACCAAAGGGCAACTAGACCAGGAATGCTCTGGTTAGATGAAATGCCCAATAATAAAGGACCTGGAAGTCAGTTTCAAGGCCTCTATACTGGTGGGCCTCCTCAGCACTTGCAAAGTAATATAGAATCTTCTAATCATCTAATTGCACGTGAggaaatatttaatattttagaaAAACGTCAGATGCAAGGACTTCCGAGAAGTGAACTTGTTCGACTGGCTAAACAGCTGCAATTCAACATGCAACGACCTAATCGGGTGATTCGCCGAGGTACACCTTCTCAAAATGATTCCATGGACTTTCCTGGCTCACATGTTATTTTGGGTTCAcctggagctggccctcagaTAAAGGACTTGGTAGATTCTCCTCTTGGGAGTAATAATCCTCTGAATATGAAACAATCCATTAATGTACAGCAACATCAGCAGCTGAATTTAACTCAAAAGCTTAGAAGTTCATTGGAAGTTGGAACATTAAGTGAAATTTTTGGCCCTGCTGCAATGTCCCAAGCAAGAAACTCACAAAATAGACGAGAAGAAAATAGGGGATTTAACCCTGGACCTGATGGTCCTTTTCACTTTCCAAACCCAGGTCCTTTCACTGGAGGACATGTTGAAGGGCCTTATCTTCAAACCGATTCTGAAATGTTCGAAGAGCAAGGCCCAAACCAGATGGGAGGTACGATGCGGCTCAGTCATATGCCAATGACAGAGGGCTTTAAGGGTCCAGATGCCAGAGCAAGACACCCTTCAGATCCAACGCTGAACCTTCATCCTTTAGCCTCTCCATCACTTCCTGCACCTCATCAGCTCAATTCTCCGTCAATGGACCAAGTCCCATCACCTCTTCTGCCTTCATCCTCAGGGGCAGGAATAAAGTCACCTTCCCAGATGTCTTCTGGGGCACAtcagcctcctcttcctccagcaTCAGGGGCTGGGACTCCTTCTTCCATTAAATCTCCTCAAGTAGTTGGCTCTTCCACCCATGGGCTGCACTCTCCCTCAGCCTCACCAGGACAACTCAAGTCTCCTGCTGTTAGCGGAGCTGCTGGCTCTCCTGGATGGACATCTCCAAAACCAGCTCTTCCAAGTTCTGGTCCTGCCAGTGGCAAAATGGTGGGCAATGGAGGACCGTCTCTTGAGACGG GTCAGTCACTGCCTCCCAGAAGTTCCAGCTTAACACCTATTAGTCAGCCAGGCTGTACAAACACAAGTGTACCATTTACTTCCTCTACCGAGGCACCTCCTTCACAGAATCCTCTGTCGTTAATAATGTCTCAGATGTCCAAATATGCTATGCCCAGTTCCACCCCTCTCTATCATGAAGCAATCAAAACACTTGCCAGTTCTGATGATGAGATGCTGCCAGACCGCCCTCTTCTGTCTGGTGTGTGCATCGGAG GAAACACCCAGGTATCCCAGTTGCTTGGTCCAGAACCACAAAGCCCCATCAGCCACGGTCAACAGCAGCTCTCTCATGATGCAACAGGACCAATGCTTTCCTCACCAAACCAAATGGCTCTGTCCTCCATGAACTCTGTGATTGGAGCTGGTGCCCCTGATGGAATAGTTTCATCTTTATCTCAGAACCAGATGGGAGGTTTTCCTCGCCTGCAGCCTCATGGGCCCTtgcattcacctgtgggagcaaTGGTCCAGAACTTCACACAGTCTAATGACAATATCCTGCCTCCTCAGCAGCTGCACATGATCAGTAAAGGTCACCCACACCAACGACCATCAGATTCATTCAATACTTTGCCTATGGGAAATGGCCCAGATCTAAGTGAAGTAATACGCCCTACGCACACAGGTATTCCTGAGTTTGACCTTTCCAGAATCATTCCTTGTGACAAACCCAGTAGTATACTTCAGTATTTTCCCAAGAGCAATACAGCTCATCAGAATCCATCTCAAGGACCACCATCTCAGCACAGTTCTTCACAGCAGCTACTCAAACAACTGTCTTCGTCTATTGCTCACAGCAGTGGCCCTTCATCAAACCCacacatagctaacctacaAAATATGATGGCGGAACAACAGCTGCAGCCCCTGTCACATAGTGTAGGGCGCCAAGGCATGGGAGCTTctagaggtatggtgtctggTGCTGGGATTGGTCCAATGTGCCCCCCTGGACATATGATGGGAAGACCAGCCATGTCTTTGCAGCAGCAACAGCATGGTATGATGCCCAACAACACTCTTCACCATTCAGCCAACCCATACCAAGGCATAATGCCCTCTCAACAACACTCTCACAACACTATGGCACAGCAcaacatgatgatgatgatgcagGCCAAGCAACAAGGTTTGGCTTTTCCAGGTGATCCCTTCGGTCCCCAAGGACCTCTAATGTGCCCTCAGGGTCCAATGATGGGCCCGCCCCAACCAGGCATGATGGGTCCTCAGTCAATCAGACAAAGGGGAACACCTTTGGACAGTCCAATTAGCTATGGATCAGGGGGTATGGCCAATATACCATtctaa
- the bcl9l gene encoding B-cell CLL/lymphoma 9-like protein isoform X1, producing the protein MHTDNKLANHGKQVSSESQSHNPIVNQQAQQQQGPKGVGGNGVKSSQVSPGSHALKSVSQSVSSAGGMLKTKTKRERSVSMDSDERHVRTSVESDAKGEGIMRSKRRCVLERKQPYSGDEWCSGPDTEEDEEKPQTLIHREKTMVGPVPGLRDLKSEPGPEMKVEPKQTLKQLVYVFTTSLANSAADAVLKGQSDSILLFHQQNVPRSKLEQAHPARKKTSNMPEKVRSSSSPPSSTPKSQSGTPRPSSAGVMGMALRVGTPPSSTSEIAQTRTSEASHTSFTRLEGGSLPADQVPATRDGESVGGMVLPIPTVSPSQSPTVQSIHPQSAQAPRLCPENLSKEQLEHRERSLQTLRDIERLFLRSATNAGPGDPDSTSNHPNNLPSVTERSGVLDGNSNGRAISGSGTNNNVLSSSPMGNMRKYEEPLQSIISQTESLRGPPIEHHDIDHPHHQMSPSGVDIGHLLGPDGLTPEQIAWRKLQEEYYQEKRRQQEIQPPVHSENYRVSEMGMPGGPMMMRGPPPPYHSKPGEQQWANNMMGGGVRGNTQILDIPEGPQGPRFLGHISRGPPAGGFPGSPGPFPLDGVGHQRATRPGMLWLDEMPNNKGPGSQFQGLYTGGPPQHLQSNIESSNHLIAREEIFNILEKRQMQGLPRSELVRLAKQLQFNMQRPNRVIRRGTPSQNDSMDFPGSHVILGSPGAGPQIKDLVDSPLGSNNPLNMKQSINVQQHQQLNLTQKLRSSLEVGTLSEIFGPAAMSQARNSQNRREENRGFNPGPDGPFHFPNPGPFTGGHVEGPYLQTDSEMFEEQGPNQMGGTMRLSHMPMTEGFKGPDARARHPSDPTLNLHPLASPSLPAPHQLNSPSMDQVPSPLLPSSSGAGIKSPSQMSSGAHQPPLPPASGAGTPSSIKSPQVVGSSTHGLHSPSASPGQLKSPAVSGAAGSPGWTSPKPALPSSGPASGKMVGNGGPSLETGQSLPPRSSSLTPISQPGCTNTSVPFTSSTEAPPSQNPLSLIMSQMSKYAMPSSTPLYHEAIKTLASSDDEMLPDRPLLSGVCIGGNTQVSQLLGPEPQSPISHGQQQLSHDATGPMLSSPNQMALSSMNSVIGAGAPDGIVSSLSQNQMGGFPRLQPHGPLHSPVGAMVQNFTQSNDNILPPQQLHMISKGHPHQRPSDSFNTLPMGNGPDLSEVIRPTHTGIPEFDLSRIIPCDKPSSILQYFPKSNTAHQNPSQGPPSQHSSSQQLLKQLSSSIAHSSGPSSNPHIANLQNMMAEQQLQPLSHSVGRQGMGASRGMVSGAGIGPMCPPGHMMGRPAMSLQQQQHGMMPNNTLHHSANPYQGIMPSQQHSHNTMAQHNMMMMMQAKQQGLAFPGDPFGPQGPLMCPQGPMMGPPQPGMMGPQSIRQRGTPLDSPISYGSGGMANIPF; encoded by the exons ATGCACACGGATAATAAACTAGCCAATCATGGCAAACAGGTCAGTAGTGAGAGTCAATCCCACAACCCCATTGTAAACCAGCAGGCTCAGCAGCAGCAGGGCCCAAAAGGTGTCGGTGGCAATGGAGTCAAGAGCAGCCAAGTCTCCCCTGGCAGTCACGCTCTTAAGTCTGTGAGCCAATCAGTTAGCTCCGCTGGAGGGATGCTGAAGACCAAAACAAAGCGGGAGCGCAGTGTCTCCATGGACTCAGATGAGAGACATGTGCGCACATCTGTGGAGAGCGATGCCAAAGGAG aaGGCATCATGCGCAGTAAGCGACGCTGTGTTTTGGAGAGAAAGCAGCCCTATAGTGGAGATGAATGGTGCTCTGGACCTGacacagaggaagatgaagagaaGCCACAAACTCTAATCCACA GAGAAAAGACCATGGTGGGTCCTGTTCCGGGTCTACGTGATCTCAAATCAGAACCTGGACCAGAGATGAAGGTGGAACCcaaacagactttaaagcaacTAGTGTATGTTTTCACAACCAGCCTAGCCAACAG tgctgcAGATGCTGTATTAAAAGGCCAGAGTGATTCCATTCTTCTTTTTCACCAGCAAAATGTTCCTCGCTCTAAGTTGGAACAG GCCCATCCAGCAAGAAAAAAGACCTCTAACATGCCAGAGAAAGTGAGATCTAGCAGCTCCCCACCCAGTTCCACACCTAAATCCCAAAGTGGAACTCCACGGCCATCATCAGCAGGTGTAATGGGCATGGCACTTCGAGTTGGGACTCCACCTTCATCCACCAGTGAAATTGCCCAGACTAGAACCAGCGAGGCATCCCATACAAGTTTCACCAGATTAGAGGGTGGTAGTTTGCCAGCAGACCAAGTACCAGCAACTAGAGATGGAGAGTCAGTTGGAGGTATGGTTCTTCCTATTCCAACAGTTTCTCCTTCTCAAAGCCCTACTGTTCAGTCTATACACCCACAAAGTGCTCAAGCTCCCAGACTGTGCCCTGAAAATCTTTCTAAAGAGCAGCTAGAACACAGAGAGCGGTCTCTGCAGACACTGAGAGACATTGAGAGACTGTTTCTGCGCAGTGCAACTAATGCTGGGCCTGGAGATCCAGACAGCACCAGTAACCATCCCAACAACCTGCCTAGCGTTACAGAAAGGAGTGGCGTTCTGGATGGCAATAGCAATGGAAGGGCTATTTCTGGAAGCGGTACTAATAATAATGTGCTTTCCTCATCTCCAATGGGGAATATGAGGAAATATGAGGAACCACTCCAATCAATCATTTCTCAGACAGAGTCACTGCGTGGACCACCAATAGAACATCATGATATAGACCACCCTCATCACCAGATGTCCCCATCTGGGGTGGATATTGGTCATTTACTTGGTCCAGATGGGCTGACTCCTGAACAAATTGCCTGGAGAAAACTCCAAGAGGAATACTATCAAGAGAAGCGAAGACAACAGGAGATACAACCTCCGGTTCATTCTGAAAATTATAGAGTATCTGAAATGGGAATGCCTGGAGGTCCAATGATGATGAGAGGACCACCTCCTCCCTACCATAGCAAACCTGGGGAGCAGCAATGGGCAAACAACATGATGGGTGGGGGAGTTAGAGGAAATACACAAATACTAGACATACCAGAAGGACCTCAGGGCCCCAGATTTTTAGGTCATATCTCAAGAGGCCCACCAGCAGGAGGTTTTCCTGGTAGTCCAGGGCCATTTCCTTTGGATGGTGTAGGACACCAAAGGGCAACTAGACCAGGAATGCTCTGGTTAGATGAAATGCCCAATAATAAAGGACCTGGAAGTCAGTTTCAAGGCCTCTATACTGGTGGGCCTCCTCAGCACTTGCAAAGTAATATAGAATCTTCTAATCATCTAATTGCACGTGAggaaatatttaatattttagaaAAACGTCAGATGCAAGGACTTCCGAGAAGTGAACTTGTTCGACTGGCTAAACAGCTGCAATTCAACATGCAACGACCTAATCGGGTGATTCGCCGAGGTACACCTTCTCAAAATGATTCCATGGACTTTCCTGGCTCACATGTTATTTTGGGTTCAcctggagctggccctcagaTAAAGGACTTGGTAGATTCTCCTCTTGGGAGTAATAATCCTCTGAATATGAAACAATCCATTAATGTACAGCAACATCAGCAGCTGAATTTAACTCAAAAGCTTAGAAGTTCATTGGAAGTTGGAACATTAAGTGAAATTTTTGGCCCTGCTGCAATGTCCCAAGCAAGAAACTCACAAAATAGACGAGAAGAAAATAGGGGATTTAACCCTGGACCTGATGGTCCTTTTCACTTTCCAAACCCAGGTCCTTTCACTGGAGGACATGTTGAAGGGCCTTATCTTCAAACCGATTCTGAAATGTTCGAAGAGCAAGGCCCAAACCAGATGGGAGGTACGATGCGGCTCAGTCATATGCCAATGACAGAGGGCTTTAAGGGTCCAGATGCCAGAGCAAGACACCCTTCAGATCCAACGCTGAACCTTCATCCTTTAGCCTCTCCATCACTTCCTGCACCTCATCAGCTCAATTCTCCGTCAATGGACCAAGTCCCATCACCTCTTCTGCCTTCATCCTCAGGGGCAGGAATAAAGTCACCTTCCCAGATGTCTTCTGGGGCACAtcagcctcctcttcctccagcaTCAGGGGCTGGGACTCCTTCTTCCATTAAATCTCCTCAAGTAGTTGGCTCTTCCACCCATGGGCTGCACTCTCCCTCAGCCTCACCAGGACAACTCAAGTCTCCTGCTGTTAGCGGAGCTGCTGGCTCTCCTGGATGGACATCTCCAAAACCAGCTCTTCCAAGTTCTGGTCCTGCCAGTGGCAAAATGGTGGGCAATGGAGGACCGTCTCTTGAGACGG GTCAGTCACTGCCTCCCAGAAGTTCCAGCTTAACACCTATTAGTCAGCCAGGCTGTACAAACACAAGTGTACCATTTACTTCCTCTACCGAGGCACCTCCTTCACAGAATCCTCTGTCGTTAATAATGTCTCAGATGTCCAAATATGCTATGCCCAGTTCCACCCCTCTCTATCATGAAGCAATCAAAACACTTGCCAGTTCTGATGATGAGATGCTGCCAGACCGCCCTCTTCTGTCTGGTGTGTGCATCGGAG GAAACACCCAGGTATCCCAGTTGCTTGGTCCAGAACCACAAAGCCCCATCAGCCACGGTCAACAGCAGCTCTCTCATGATGCAACAGGACCAATGCTTTCCTCACCAAACCAAATGGCTCTGTCCTCCATGAACTCTGTGATTGGAGCTGGTGCCCCTGATGGAATAGTTTCATCTTTATCTCAGAACCAGATGGGAGGTTTTCCTCGCCTGCAGCCTCATGGGCCCTtgcattcacctgtgggagcaaTGGTCCAGAACTTCACACAGTCTAATGACAATATCCTGCCTCCTCAGCAGCTGCACATGATCAGTAAAGGTCACCCACACCAACGACCATCAGATTCATTCAATACTTTGCCTATGGGAAATGGCCCAGATCTAAGTGAAGTAATACGCCCTACGCACACAGGTATTCCTGAGTTTGACCTTTCCAGAATCATTCCTTGTGACAAACCCAGTAGTATACTTCAGTATTTTCCCAAGAGCAATACAGCTCATCAGAATCCATCTCAAGGACCACCATCTCAGCACAGTTCTTCACAGCAGCTACTCAAACAACTGTCTTCGTCTATTGCTCACAGCAGTGGCCCTTCATCAAACCCacacatagctaacctacaAAATATGATGGCGGAACAACAGCTGCAGCCCCTGTCACATAGTGTAGGGCGCCAAGGCATGGGAGCTTctagaggtatggtgtctggTGCTGGGATTGGTCCAATGTGCCCCCCTGGACATATGATGGGAAGACCAGCCATGTCTTTGCAGCAGCAACAGCATGGTATGATGCCCAACAACACTCTTCACCATTCAGCCAACCCATACCAAGGCATAATGCCCTCTCAACAACACTCTCACAACACTATGGCACAGCAcaacatgatgatgatgatgcagGCCAAGCAACAAGGTTTGGCTTTTCCAGGTGATCCCTTCGGTCCCCAAGGACCTCTAATGTGCCCTCAGGGTCCAATGATGGGCCCGCCCCAACCAGGCATGATGGGTCCTCAGTCAATCAGACAAAGGGGAACACCTTTGGACAGTCCAATTAGCTATGGATCAGGGGGTATGGCCAATATACCATtctaa
- the ddx6 gene encoding probable ATP-dependent RNA helicase ddx6, translating into MSTARTESPVILGLSNQNGQIRGSGKPGGGGGGGGGGGGGPQLNPIKGTVNNGDSLPATTTNAVIKPGDDWKKNLKLPPKDMRMKTSDVTATKGNEFEDYCLKRELLMGIFEMGWEKPSPIQEESIPIALSGRDILARAKNGTGKSGAYLIPLLERIDLKKDCIQAFVIVPTRELALQVSQICIQVSKHMGGVKVMATTGGTNLRDDIMRLDETVHVVIATPGRILDLIKKGVAKVNQVQMIVLDEADKLLSQDFVVMMEEILSFLPKQRQILLYSATFPLSVQKFMNSHLQKPYEINLMEELTLKGVTQYYAYVTERQKVHCLNTLFSRLQINQSIIFCNSSQRVELLAKKISQLGYSCFYIHAKMRQEHRNRVFHDFRNGLCRNLVCTDLFTRGIDIQAVNVVINFDFPKLGETYLHRIGRSGRFGHLGLAINLITYDDRFNLKGIEEQLGTEIKPIPGIIDKSLYVAEYHSESHEEAKP; encoded by the exons ATGAGTACTGCAAGAACAGAGAGCCCAGTGATTTTGGGCTTGTCCAACCAGAATGGACAGATCCGAGGCTCAGGGAAGccaggaggaggcggaggaggaggaggaggaggaggaggaggcccacAGCTAAATCCTATAAAAGGCACAGTTAACAATGGAGACTCTCTGCCAGCTACTACAACTAATGCTGTTATCAA ACCTGGGGATGACTGGAAGAAGAATTTGAAACTACCCCCAAAAGACATGAGAATGAAAACATCG GATGTCACAGCAACTAAAGGCAATGAATTTGAAGACTACTGCCTAAAACGAGAGCTACTAATGGGAATATTTGAAATGGGCTGGGAGAAACCATCCCCTATTCAG GAGGAAAGCATCCCCATTGCACTGTCAGGACGTGATATTTTAGCCAGAGCCAAAAACGGCACAGGGAAGAGTGGAGCCTACCTCATTCCCTTACTTGAACGCATTGACCTGAAGAAGGACTGCATACAAG CATTTGTCATAGTGCCCACTCGAGAACTGGCTCTGCAAGTAAGCCAAATATGTATCCAGGTCAGCAAACACATGGGTGGGGTGAAGGTGATGGCAACTACAGGTGGCACAAACCTACGTGATGACATCATGAGGCTCGATGAAACAG TGCATGTGGTGATCGCCACTCCCGGGCGAATCTTAGACCTCATCAAGAAAGGAGTAGCCAAAGTCAATCAGGTGCAGATGATAGTGCTGGATGAA GCAGACAAACTGTTGTCACAAGACTTTGTGGTAATGATGGAGGAAATCCTCAGCTTTCTTCCAAAACAGAGACAGATCTTACTATATTCTGCCACCTTCCCCCTCAGTGTGCAGAAATTCATG AATTCACATTTACAAAAACCCTATGAGATCAACCTCATGGAGGAGCTCACCCTGAAGGGAGTGACCCAGTATTATGCTTATGTTACTGAACGGCAAAAAGTCCACTGCCTCAACACCTTGTTTTCCAGG CTTCAGATCAACCAGTCTATAATTTTCTGCAATTCCTCTCAAAGAGTTGAGCTACTTGCCAAGAAGATCTCTCAGCTGGGctattcatgtttttacattcaTGCTAAGATGAGACAG GAGCACCGCAATCGTGTTTTCCATGACTTCAGAAATGGCCTGTGCCGTAATCTCGTGTGCACTG ATCTCTTCACCAGGGGAATTGACATTCAGGCTGTGAATGTCGTCATTAACTTTGACTTTCCCAAGCTGGGAGAAACGTACCTGCATCGTATTGGAAGATCTG GACGCTTTGGGCATCTTGGTCTTGCAATCAATCTGATCACCTATGATGATCGCTTCAACCTGAAGGGCATTGAAGAGCAGCTCGGAACCGAAATCAAACCCATCCCTGGGATCATTGACAAGAGCCTTTATGTGGCCGAGTATCACAGCGAGAGTCATGAAGAGGCCAAGCCATGA
- the LOC117380100 gene encoding C-X-C chemokine receptor type 5 yields the protein MGEPDNVTDYGSLFDYEYDCQMQEKAMQLFHSVFLPVFYSLTFVLGVAANGLMITVLLRRRHFLRISEIYLLHLALADLMLLFTFPFDVADAVTGWMFGKFLCKFTGLMKNMNHLSGSFLLACIGFDRYLAIVHAICSIQIRQPKTVLRICIILWAVCLVFSVPNLFFLTVIRNETNSTWLFCDYNANNWLLTNRVLNHLCFFLSLSVMAYCYTAVVATLYKSQKNKTKQGAIRLALLITLVFCLCWLPYNITSLMKTLVDVQLIINISCNYHASLTSALEVTKCLGIFHCCLNPFLYAFVGVRFRNELIKLFCELGCRRVCLPLMSMRNNHHSSISDGEITTNTY from the coding sequence ATGGGAGAGCCTGATAATGTCACCGACTATGGCAGCTTGTTCGACTATGAATATGACTGCCAAATGCAGGAGAAGGCCATGCAGCTCTTCCACTCTGTGTTCCTGCCTGTGTTCTACAGCCTGACATTTGTGCTGGGGGTAGCAGCCAATGGCCTCATGATCACAGTTCTCCTGAGACGTCGGCACTTCCTCCGCATCTCTGAGATTTACCTTCTGCACCTGGCCCTGGCTGACCTCATGTTGCTCTTTACATTTCCATTTGATGTGGCCGATGCTGTGACTGGGTGGATGTTTGGCAAATTTCTGTGCAAGTTTACAGGGCTgatgaaaaacatgaatcatcTGTCTGGAAGTTTCCTTCTTGCTTGCATTGGATTTGATCGATACCTGGCTATTGTTCATGCTATCTGTAGTATCCAAATTCGACAGCCCAAAACAGTGCTTCGAATTTGCATTATACTATGGGCAGTTTGTTTGGTGTTCTCAGTTCCAAATTTGTTCTTTTTGACTGTGATAAGGAATGAAACAAATTCAACTTGGCTTTTTTGCGATTATAATGCCAACAACTGGCTTCTGACCAACAGAGTTCTGAATCATCTGTGCTTTTTCTTGTCACTGTCTGTTATGGCTTACTGTTACACTGCAGTGGTGGCCACTTTGTACAAAAGTCAAAAGAATAAGACCAAACAAGGCGCAATTCGTCTTGCTTTACTGATAACGCTTGTGTTTTGCCTCTGTTGGCTTCCATACAATATTACATCATTGATGAAAACTTTGGTGGATGTACAATTAATTATAAATATTAGCTGTAATTATCATGCATCACTGACCTCTGCTTTAGAGGTGACAAAATGCCTTGGCATCTTCCACTGCTGTCTGAACCCTTTCCTCTATGCTTTTGTTGGGGTGCGTTTTCGAAATGAACTGATAAAGTTGTTCTGTGAGCTGGGTTGCCGTCGTGTGTGTCTTCCATTAATGAGTATGCGGAATAACCATCATTCATCCATTTCAGATGGAGAAATAACCACAAACACCTACTGA